A region of Oncorhynchus masou masou isolate Uvic2021 chromosome 29, UVic_Omas_1.1, whole genome shotgun sequence DNA encodes the following proteins:
- the LOC135519407 gene encoding SH3 domain-binding protein 4-like: MAAHRIRTTNNIALPRCKSEGTLIDLSDGVSESNCLTDVKVPSPSALRLDATASFGTAREVIAIKDYCPSSFTTLKFSKGEHLFVLDTSGGEWWYAHNSTEMGYIPAAYVQPINYRDSSFSDSGMIDSLGDCSVEEGAKELDLLEDWTGVFLKPTAPQNGNPFAPHHQPLSRSATNPFLNGALQGSLDQNSNENSKSVDLLLFDTAPSVPPNSTSSTVNINGFGSDIFDLNHISPSLGVGQTLRRDNPFFRSKRSYSLSELSILQAQNDAPKASSSFFGGLKAPAPEQFQSREDFREAWLNHRKQARSCHDLDSLGQNPGWGQTQPVETNIVCRLDSSGGAVQLPDTSISIHIPEGHVAPGDTQQISMKALLDPPLELNNDRCTTVSPVVEIKLSNMETKTTVTLEMNVSVVVKKESRQTTEVMCVRSDCKEGPYTPIPQAYMYGDTVQVCLDYLEPCMYVSVVAQAQSVAPGTTVWDNVVKKVTLGVYGPKHIHPSFKTVVAIFGHDCAPKTLLVSEVGRQAHSAPPVALQLWGKHQFVLARPQDLRVGVYSNMANYEVKDSEQARVVRGFQVKLGKVSRLVYMIASRTADDVSDFTLRVQVKDDQDCILAQFCVQTPTPPPKTGPRTSAQRRFLKKKEVGKIVLSPLAITNKYPVFHDQRIHNLKFGKFIKTVIRQTKNQYLLEYKKGDYVALLSEEKIKLKGQLWTKEWYIGYYHGRTGLVHAKNVLVVGKVKPIYFSGAELTTTLLLEQILKPSKFLTYIYASVRTILMENVGSWRAFADALGYVNLPLTHFCRTEPDSEPERVASVLEKLKEDCNNAEGKERKSFQKELMTALLKMDCQGLVARLVMDFVLLTTAVEVAGRWRELAERLAKVSRLQMDAYEAPHRNKNGVVDNEAMWKPAYDFLLTWAAQIGDSYRDVIQELHMGLDKMKSPITKRWKHLTGTLILVNCLDMLRSSAFSSASQDDCAI, encoded by the exons ATGGCCGCCCATCGAATCAGGACGACCAACAACATTGCACTGCCACGCTGCAAGTCAGAGGGGACACTCATTGATCTCAGTGATGGAGTCTCTGAATCTAACTGCCTCACAGATGTCAAAG TGCCTTCTCCCAGTGCCTTAAGACTGGATGCCACTGCCTCCTTTGGCACTGCCAGGGAAGTCATTGCAATTAAGGATTACTGTCCCTCCAGCTTTACCACCCTCAAGTTCTCCAAGGGAGAACATCTCTTTGTGCTGGACACATCGGGTGGAGAGTGGTGGTACGCCCACAACAGTACTGAGATGGGTTACATCCCTGCAGCATACGTCCAACCCATCAACTACCGGGACTCCTCATTCAGTGACAGCGGTATGATCGACAGCCTAGGAGACTGCTCTGTTGAGGAGGGAGCCAAGGAGCTGGACCTCCTTGAAGATTGGACCGGGGTGTTCCTGAAACCCACTGCCCCCCAAAACGGGAACCCCTTTGCCCCCCATCACCAGCCCCTTAGTCGTAGCGCCACCAACCCTTTCCTCAATGGAGCCCTTCAGGGTTCGCTGGATCAGAACAGTAATGAAAACAGTAAGTCAGTGGATCTTCTTCTTTTTGACACAGCACCCTCTGTCCCACCAAACTCCACCAGCAGCACTGTCAACATCAATGGCTTTGGCAGTGACATCTTTGATCTGAACCACATCAGCCCCAGCCTGGGAGTGGGCCAGACCTTACGCAGGGACAACCCATTCTTCAGGAGCAAGCGATCCTATAGTCTCTCAGAACTTTCCATCCTGCAGGCTCAGAATGACGCCCCAAAGGCATCCTCCAGTTTCTTTGGAGGCCTGAAAGCACCTGCGCCTGAGCAGTTCCAGAGCCGAGAGGATTTCCGGGAAGCATGGCTCAATCACCGCAAGCAAGCCAGGTCCTGCCATGACCTGGACTCCTTGGGCCAGAACCCAGGCTGGGGGCAAACGCAGCCGGTAGAGACCAACATTGTCTGCCGTCTAGACAGTTCTGGAGGAGCTGTCCAGCTTCCAGACACCAGCATCAGCATTCACATCCCTGAGGGCCACGTGGCCCCTGGAGACACCCAGCAGATCTCCATGAAGGCCCTGCTAGACCCGCCTCTGGAACTCAACAATGACCGCTGCACCACTGTGAGCCCCGTTGTGGAAATCAAACTCAGCAACATGGAGACCAAAACCACAGTCACCCTTGAGATGAACGTGTCAGTTGTGGTGAAGAAGGAGAGCAGACAGACGacagaggtcatgtgtgtgagGAGTGACTGCAAGGAGGGCCCCTACACTCCAATCCCACAGGCGTACATGTATGGGGACACCGTCCAGGTCTGTCTGGATTACCTTGAACCCTGCATGTATGTGTCTGTTGTGGCCCAGGCACAGTCGGTTGCTCCAGGCACCACAGTTTGGGATAACGTGGTGAAAAAGGTCACCCTGGGCGTCTATGGGCCTAAGCACATTCACCCATCCTTTAAGACTGTGGTGGCTATCTTCGGCCATGACTGTGCCCCAAAGACATTACTGGTGAGTGAGGTGGGGAGGCAGGCTCACTCTGCTCCTCCAGTGGCCCTTCAGCTCTGGGGGAAGCACCAGTTTGTCCTGGCTAGACCACAGGATCTTCGGGTTGGGGTTTACTCCAATATGGCCAACTATGAGGTCAAGGACAGTGAGCAGGCCAGGGTGGTCAGGGGGTTCCAGGTCAAACTGGGAAAGGTTAGCCGGCTTGTCTATATGATTGCCTCACGCACTGCTGACGATGTCTCAGATTTCACATTGCGGGTCCAGGTCAAGGATGACCAGGACTGTATTCTCGCCCAGTTCTGCGTTCAAACACCAACACCTCCACCCAAGACTGGTCCGCGGACGTCTGCGCAGAGGCGCTTCCTGAAGAAGAAGGAAGTAGGGAAAATTGTTTTGTCCCCTCTGGCCATCACTAACAAGTACCCTGTGTTCCATGACCAACGAATCCACAACCTGAAGTTTGGTAAATTTATCAAAACAGTCATCCGTCAGACCAAGAACCAATACTTACTGGAGTACAAAAAGGGGGATTACGTTGCCCTTCTGAGCGAGGAGAAAATCAAACTGAAGGGACAGTTGTGGACTAAGGAATGGTACATTGGTTACTATCATGGTAGGACAGGACTTGTCCATGCAAAAAATGTTCTGGTGGTGGGGAAAGTGAAGCCCATATACTTCAGCGGAGCTGAACTTACCACTACACTCTTACTGGAGCAGATACTTAAGCCCAGCAAGTTCCTGACGTACATCTATGCCTCTGTAAGGACTATACTGATGGAGAACGTAGGAAGCTGGAGGGCGTTTGCTGATGCCCTGGGTTACGTCAACCTACCACTGACACATTTCTGCCGTACAGAGCCTGACAGTGAGCCTGAAAGGGTGGCATCTGTTCTGGAGAAGCTGAAGGAGGACTGCAACAATGCAGAGGGCAAGGAGAGGAAGTCCTTCCAGAAGGAACTGATGACT GCATTGCTGAAGATGGACTGCCAGGGCCTGGTGGCCAGGCTGGTGATGGACTTTGTCCTGCTGACCACAGCAGTGGAGGTGGCCGGTCGATGGCGGGAGCTGGCTGAGAGGTTAGCCAAGGTGTCCCGTCTGCAGATGGATGCATATGAGGCACCCCACAGAAACAAGAATGGAGTAGTGGACAATGAG